Proteins encoded by one window of Musa acuminata AAA Group cultivar baxijiao chromosome BXJ2-9, Cavendish_Baxijiao_AAA, whole genome shotgun sequence:
- the LOC135624036 gene encoding AAA-ATPase At3g28580-like — translation MAWDWSSLTSLFATVLFLRTAIDTFLPDVLRRYLYSLLDRLLIRAKPQNTITILIYKFEDDMSNELYSAAQTYLGHHCIADAPTFHLSMRRDSSHPAAFLPPCHTTHDTFRGVTLEWTSKIVRSGEHEECFLELSFPKQDRHVVNSLYIPHILKEVKTIRLRTRERRLYTNSAKFGTNYCNLWSYVPFAHPSNLDTLAIHPTLRDDIRSDLRRFVGRADYYARVGRSWKRGYLLYGPPGTGKTSLVAAIANFLEFDIFDLELTAVSSNSQLRSLLASTTPRSIIVIEDIDCALDLSDRKEKKEFSTAKEAISLSGVLNFVDGLWSSSVGERLMIFTTNHPERLDPALLRPGRMDRQIHLSYCQPEAFRVLARNYLEVGEEHELMAEVEALLKEVNMTPAEIAELFMGCDGDGTGADAAMQKVVDELLLRRRRPLKEAVSPDDDGQMSRE, via the coding sequence ATGGCCTGGGATTGGAGTTCCCTGACTTCGCTCTTTGCAACGGTGTTATTCCTACGGACGGCGATCGACACTTTCCTTCCTGATGTGCTCCGCCGCTATCTCTATTCCCTCCTCGATCGCCTCCTGATCCGAGCTAAGCCTCAGAACACCATCACGATCCTCATCTACAAGTTCGAGGATGACATGTCCAACGAGCTCTACAGTGCAGCCCAAACCTACCTCGGTCACCACTGCATCGCCGACGCCCCTACCTTCCACCTCTCCATGCGTCGCGACTCCTCCCACCCCGCTGCCTTCCTCCCCCCCTGCCACACCACCCATGACACATTCCGCGGCGTCACCCTCGAGTGGACCTCCAAAATCGTACGCTCCGGAGAACATGAAGAATGCTTCCTCGAGCTATCTTTCCCTAAGCAGGATCGCCATGTTGTCAACTCCTTGTACATCCCCCATATCCTCAAGGAGGTGAAGACCATCCGCCTGAGGACCCGCGAGCGTCGCCTCTATACTAACAGTGCCAAGTTCGGAACCAACTACTGCAACCTCTGGTCCTACGTGCCCTTCGCCCACCCTTCCAACTTGGACACCCTCGCCATCCACCCGACCCTCCGTGATGACATTCGCAGCGACCTCCGACGCTTCGTCGGTCGCGCAGACTACTACGCTCGTGTCGGGCGATCTTGGAAGCGAGGCTACCTCCTCTATGGCCCGCCGGGGACGGGCAAGACTAGCCTTGTGGCCGCCATTGCCAACTTCCTCGAGTTTGACATCTTCGACCTCGAGCTCACTGCCGTCAGCTCCAATTCCCAACTCCGTAGCCTCCTAGCATCCACCACCCCCAGGTCTATCATTGTCATCGAGGACATCGATTGCGCCCTCGACCTCAGCGACcggaaggagaagaaagaattcagtacTGCGAAAGAGGCGATAAGCCTCTCCGGTGTGCTGAACTTCGTGGACGGCCTATGGTCGTCATCCGTGGGAGAGCGGCTCATGATCTTCACCACCAACCACCCGGAGCGGCTCGACCCTGCCCTGCTCCGACCGGGCCGGATGGACCGACAAATCCACCTATCCTATTGCCAGCCGGAAGCATTCCGAGTGCTAGCACGGAACTATCTAGAGGTGGGGGAGGAGCACGAGCTGATGGCGGAGGTGGAGGCACTGCTGAAGGAGGTCAACATGACACCTGCAGAGATCGCCGAGCTGTTCATGGGTTGCGATGGAGATGGCACGGGCGCTGATGCAGCGATGCAGAAGGTGGTGGACGAGTtgctgctgcggcggcggcggccactaAAGGAGGCGGTTTCTCCCGACGATGATGGCCAGATGAGTAGAGAATGA
- the LOC135624037 gene encoding AAA-ATPase At3g50940-like, with translation MAWDWSSMSSLLGTLLFLRTAIRDFFPEELRRCVRSLFRRLLTRLDPETTIIIHKYDGSTVDDLYYAAQIYLGHHCVADAAAVCLFMGSSSSRPIAFLPDYHTTDDTFRGIPLRWSSDIGRSPTKSSNRQRHLKLSFPRQHRHVVSSFYIPHVLEESESILLKTRERRLYTNALENDDDGFWSSMPFAHPSNLDTLAIDPTLRDDIRADLLGFVGRQDYYARVGRPWKRSYLLYGPPGTGKTSLVAAIANFLEFDVFDIELTAVDSSFELRRLLESTTSRSVIVVEDIDCSLDLSDRKEETQHDGAEETTNLSCVLDFVDGLWTSSEGERLMIFTTNHPERLDPALLRPGRMDRHIHLSYCCPAAFRVLARNYLEVEEHELMAEAEALLGEVNMTPAEIAEVFLGCDGDDAGADTAMQKVVGELRQRQQRLQEAASFDDGDTSALGAGDESRGKGFSSSCHL, from the coding sequence ATGGCATGGGATTGGAGTTCCATGAGTTCGCTGCTTGGGACGCTGTTATTCCTAAGGACAGCGATCCGAGATTTCTTCCCTGAGGAGCTCCGCCGCTGCGTCCGCTCCCTCTTCCGTCGCCTCCTGACGAGACTCGACCCTGAAACCACCATCATCATCCATAAGTATGACGGCAGCACTGTCGACGATCTCTACTATGCTGCCCAGATCTACCTCGGCCACCACTGTGTCGCTGATGCCGCCGCCGTTTGCCTCTTCATGGGTAGTAGCTCCTCACGCCCCATCGCCTTTCTCCCTGACTACCACACCACCGACGACACATTCCGCGGCATCCCCCTCCGATGGAGCTCCGACATCGGACGCTCCCCTACGAAGTCCTCGAACAGACAACGGCACCTCAAGCTCTCTTTCCCTCGACAGCATCGCCATGTTGTTAGCTCCTTCTACATCCCCCACGTCCTCGAGGAGTCGGAGAGCATCCTTCTCAAGACCCGCGAGCGCCGCCTCTACACTAATGCCCTCGAAAACGATGATGACGGCTTCTGGTCCTCTATGCCCTTCGCCCACCCTTCCAACTTGGACACCCTCGCCATCGACCCAACCCTCCGTGATGACATCCGCGCCGACCTCCTCGGCTTCGTCGGTCGCCAGGACTACTACGCTCGTGTCGGGCGACCTTGGAAGCGAAGCTACCTCCTCTATGGCCCGCCAGGGACGGGCAAGACAAGCCTTGTGGCCGCCATCGCCAACTTCCTCGAGTTTGACGTTTTCGACATCGAGCTTACTGCTGTCGACTCCAGTTTCGAACTCCGTCGTCTCCTAGAATCCACCACCTCCCGGTCTGTCATCGTCGTCGAGGACATCGATTGCTCCCTCGACCTCAGCGACCGAAAGGAAGAGACACAACATGATGGTGCGGAGGAGACGACAAACCTCTCCTGTGTGTTAGACTTCGTGGATGGCCTATGGACGTCGTCCGAAGGGGAGCGACTCATGATCTTTACCACCAATCATCCTGAGCGGCTTGACCCGGCCCTGCTCCGACCGGGCCGGATGGACCGACACATCCACTTATCCTATTGTTGCCCGGCAGCATTCCGAGTGCTAGCACGGAACTACCTGGAGGTGGAGGAGCACGAGCTGATGGCGGAGGCAGAAGCACTGCTAGGGGAGGTCAATATGACACCCGCGGAGATTGCCGAGGTGTTCCTGGGGTGCGACGGAGATGACGCAGGCGCGGACACCGCAATGCAGAAGGTGGTGGGCGAGTTGCGGCAGAGGCAGCAGCGACTGCAGGAGGCGGCGTCCTTTGACGATGGCGATACCTCTGCTTTGGGTGCAGGAGATGAGAGTAGAGGAAAAGGTTTCTCATCATCCTGTCATCTATGA